From the genome of Malus sylvestris chromosome 13, drMalSylv7.2, whole genome shotgun sequence:
GACGTCTTTGGTTGtgaagtggtggtggtggacctCTTTCTGCAAATAAATAccaaattgaaaaaagaaagaaagatggataGATAGACACATAAATCACACGAGATTGACAAATAACAGACAGAGAATGAGAAGTAATTACCTGTCAGCGGGAAGCTTCCTTTTCACTTCAGGGGGCTTTTCCACAACTTGAGCCTCTGGAAATTCATCCCAATTCCCAAACAAAGGAAATCAGATATGGTATTCTCACTTGTCAAAAAGTAAAAcagaaattacacaaaaaataaacaaggcaaaaaaaaggaaagaaaaacaaacgTAACGCACTGAGGTTGAGCTTGATTTTGGCATCGAGGCTACAACTGTGCATGCTGATGAGTGCCACTGGCACGTCCTTGTTGCACTCCTCGCTGCAAATTATCACCCACATTTAACTCAATTAATCACACTAACACAACACACCTCATATACTAATGGATGGATCTGATCTGattaacaataacaaaatttacaacCCAAGCAAAAAGTCATCCAAACAGTAACACCATGTATTTCTGGGTTTTCTTCTGAttaatttttgtgttgattaattgaattgaatggCCCTAAACCCCGAAGAATATAGtagaggaaaaaagaaaaacaagtgttGGGGTTTAGGGTAGAAACCATCGGGCAAAGGCACTGCCATCTTTGCCGCGAACGAGAGAAGGTGGTACGGTTGACAGGGAGTTCTCCCCGGTCTCAGTGGCCTCCACTCTCCTCCTTGCCTTGGTTGGGTTCGATTTCATTGACCCTCCTCCCatttctctcctcctcctccttcttcttcttcttctatcaaaataatgaaattatggAATTGAACGGAACCCTACGCATTGCAAGCAAACGAATAATAATATATACACTTATGTAATGATGTTTGAGTTTGAAATTTGACGAAAACACAAGAGGGAAAATTGGTTGCCGCCTAAACTATTTTAGAATCCCCCGCCCGCCAGATTTATTTCTTTATCATCCATTATTCCTGTAACTTTCCCCAAATTTTGACGGTTTAGATTTAACGTCTCTTGTGCTCTCTGATTGGCCTGGGTTACCTCAGTCTGAGATCCATTAGTGGGCTTAGATCTTTTCTCGAACTCCCCTTTCTACTGGGCTCATCATTTGTCCCGCAGTTAAGCCTGACCGCCCAAACGGAGGATGAGTCCAAGGGGGCTGGCCTGGGCCTGTTGATTGACCAAGGTCTGGCCCAATGTTTAGTGTGTTAGTCTAGCTGTGGATCAGTGTCTTTCCTTGTACAGTTGTACACTTGTACTTGTCCAATCTCCAACCGAACTCTCTCGTACTCGTacgagggagaagaagaagaagtcgacGACATGCCCCACTTATAAATCCAAGTCCGATtctgtttttgaaaaaaattattattcatCTCAATGAAATATACCATAGCGCCTTATTTCCTAGTCTTTTTAAAATTAGTCAAACAAATTGAGACGTTACAAGGATACAATACTAATTATTTACTCTTTTTCCCACCGTAAATGAATTAGTTTTATAAAGGGGTTTTTTCCATTAgttatatttattaatttccttcttttatttttaatttttaatttttaattttcggagGTGATACTCGCGTAATTCAAGATCTCTTCCATTGTCAATTGTTCCAAACCCAaccgtactctctctctccgccTATCGTCTTCTCCCCTCGCCTGCACTGCAAACCCTATGAACTAGTGCTGGACAAGGCCAATGACAATCGGCCATTACAGCTTTGCAGGTACGATTTCTCCTTTTTCCTCTGCATTTTAATGGGTAAAGCTTTTAACTTGATGACGAATTGATCCAGTGGCGCTACCACCCACTGCATGTTTCATCTTTGCAATTCATCCTTTTCTTCTGGGTTTAACTTATATATTCTTCTTCGCTACCTTTCGACTCCCCCAAATTTGTTCCAGTCGTTCAATTTTTCAATGGTTTCTAgggagatttttttatttatttttaaaatctggTGTGAATTTTGTAAGCAAAATCCTAGTTGGAGACGAGAGGGTCAAGTTAATCAGGTCTTTGCGAATTCTGATGATACGATTTCAAAGTTTTATGCTTTTGAGATTAGATTTACTAGCAACATCAGGTTTCACTAGAAAAGCTTTAGCCTTTTGATTTAGATTTACTAGCAACATCAGGGTTCATTAGTAAGCAAGCAGTCTACCACCAGGTTTCACTAGAAAGGCTTTAGCCTTTTGATTTAGATTTACTAGCAACATCAGGGTTCATTAGTAAGCAAGCAGTCTACCACCCCTTTTGATGAGTTCCTCCTGCTTGGAAACTTGAGGCCGAGATAATGCAGAAAATTttacacatatatattatgatggTCAATCAATTGATCAGTTAAAACTTATATCTGATTATCAAGGCAATACTTTGGTATACCCATATGAAGTCAAGTGATAATGCAGCTTCCTCAGACCCTCACTGACACTGTGTCTACTAACACTGGCTTTTGGTAATTGGTATACACGTGTTTGTAGGAGAGGATTCCTAAGGCTTTGCATGTGTATTACTTATGCTGTTAGCAAAGACCTGCTTCTGGGAATTGATACCAATAGCTGTTGGATGAGTGCAGTCCTATGTAATGCAGGCTTATGAAGCTTcctttttgccctttttttgtACACTTCAAAATAATCTGCTCAACTTATTAATCTTCTGTTTTCTTAGGAAGGGGGGATGCACTTTTCTTAGATGTTTGGTCATGCGGATCATCTTTATGACTTCTTTGATTCAACTTGGAGATATTGCTCTTTTTTAAGTGGATGGATTGGCAGTTTAATCTCAAAAAACTGCACGGATGTGGTGagttatttaatttttagtaAAACCTATTGCTTCTCTATTTATATTGCTGCACCAAGAGATTTAAAAGATACCTCGCAATTTCAGATTGGCTTACCTGCAAGGAACTCACTTTCTAAGTTGGTTGAAGAAGGGGAAACTCAATTTTCAACCTTCATGGCTCAAAGGGAATTTATAGATATTAGTTCATCGGATAGTGATTTAGAGATAGAAGAAAGGGAATATGGCAACAGCAGAGTTCTTCCAAGCTCGCTATCTGGACCTGGCTCAAATCCAAGGAGTGGAGGTTAgattgggttttgtattttaatgccccccccccccctcccccacaAAAATGTTTAGAATAAGTtgtatatattattaattacaCGACAATCGGTGGAATTTGCAGATTATTCTGGGCAGTTTAGAAAGGTGCCTTCTCCTAGAAGAGCATATGCTTCTAATGGCAACTCTCCTAATGTTAATCAGCACACACAGGTGAAACAGAATTTTAATCCCAGTTCAAGTGATGATATAAGAACCTCAAATCGACATGCTGCTCGAGCACATAATGATAATGTGGAACGGCCTCAGAGTAATCATTCGCAAAGTTCTAATATTTCTCTTAAGGACTATGAGGCTCAGAAGAGGACCCTTCCACAATCTATGCAGCTATCGGGACCGAGTACTTACGCAAGCAATGGCAAGGGCCTTATGAGAGACTATTCTAGTAGGGGCTATGACACCGAATTTAATAGGTCTGAAAGCAGTGGGAGTAGGGGCCAGCCTCCCTCTTTCATGCATGGAAAGTCATTTTCCGCTTCACAGTTTGCGAGTTCAAGTGACCCTGCATACCATTCTGGGACAGGTGACGAAAGGGTTCCTGGCAGTGATGAGAGACTGATATATCAAGCAGCATTAGAGGTACTTCCGCACTCAGTTCTAACATTCTTCCATTGCTATTGTTGGTGCAGTAAGCAGTTTATTCTTGATTTCTTTGTGAGGTTcagtaaaacaaaaattatcagGGATTGAATTTTTGCGAAGAGACCTTAACACGTTCAGAAACCCAAAAGGGGTGGCCAGCCACATATATAGTGCAAAATGCATTTTGTTCGGTAGTCTTATGGTAATAAAGAATTAATTTTTCAAGGTACGAATCTTTGGGGCCAAAACCAGTTTGAAAGGGAACATAAATGTGTCCCTTTCTCATGTTGTGCTAGTAATAAAAATTATCTGTAGTCGTCTTTCCTTCCATTTTCTCCTTGATGGTGCTACTATCAATTCATTTGGTTGCATTAGTTTTTTCTTTAACCCttgtttcatttcattttccaatcactttttTTTGTCAGACTCCACGTTCTTGCTTACTTAAACTCGTTATCTTGTAATTGGAtactatttttttaatcttgatCGTCAAGTTTAGCAGAGTTGTTGTAACAATACAGAGAGATGGTGGGTTTATGCTATTTCTTAAAGTTGTTGAGGAATTTATGGGTAAGACAGATCTCATAATTGTGAGGCCGAGGCATTAATAGTAGGTAACAGAAAGGTGATTGTACCAGGGTGTAGCAATTGAAAATCTGAACAGGATTGGTCCTAGATATGGTTGTCTTAGTTGCATAACAAGGAATCCTCTTTAAAGGAAGTTTGGTTCTTGCAGGATCTCAATCAACCAAAAGTTGAAGCTACTTTACCTGATGGTCTTCTGTCGGTCCCTCTTCTACGACATCaggtttttctctcttttttataATAATTGGTTTCACCATTCTCTTGAATTCATCATTTTCATGAACTCAAGTAAGTTTACGCCCACAGAAAATTGCTCTGGCATGGATGCTTCAAAAGGAAACTAGAAGTCTGCATTGTCTGGGTGGAATCTTAGCAGATGATCAGGTTATTCAATAATAATCGTCTGACCTCTAAAGCTAAGCTTAATCCTTTCTACTTGACTAAAGGTTTCATATATATGCTAATTTAGATTCATAATGCTTTTATCTTACAGGGCCTTGGTAAGACCATTTCAATGATTGCCCTTATACAAATGCAGAAGTATTTGGATTCGAAGTCAAAATCTAGAGATTTAGGCAATCAGAAAACTGAGGCTTTAAATTTGGATGACGATGAGGACAATCCCAACGGTGGTTTGGATAAATTGAATAAAACTGAGGCACCTGATCATCTTCGATCAACTCCAGAAGTTAGTACATCTTCACGATCAATCAGAAAGCAGAGGCCAGCAGCGGGTACATTGGTTGTGTGTCCAGCAAGTGTTCTTCGACAGTGGGCTAGGGAGCTGGATGAAAAGGTTGCAGAGGAAGCAAAGCTGCGTGTTCTTATTTATCACGGAGGCAGCCGGACGAAGGTTCCTGAAGAACTGGCTAGCTATGATGTGGTTCTCACAACATATGCTATTGTAACCAATGAAGTCCCAAAACAACCTTTAGTTGATGATGATGAACCTGATGAGAAAATTGAGGAAACTTATGGAATACATTCTGATTTTTCAAGTAATAAGAAGAGAAAAAAGGCTTCAATTATTAATAAGAAGGGAAAGAGGGGCAAAAAGGGAATTGATAGTTCCTCTATTGATTGTGGTTCTGGGGCACTTGCAAAAGTGGGTTGGTTTAGGGTGATACTAGATGAAGCTCAGACGATTAAGAATCACAGAACTCAAGTGGCTAGAGCGTGTTGTAGCCTTCGAGCAAAAAGAAGGTGGTGTTTGTCTGGTACTCCTATACAAAATACAATTGATGACTTATACAGTTACTTCAGATTTCTTAGATATGACCCCTATGCTGTATATAAGTCATTTTACAGTACCATTAAGGTTCCAATATCAAGAAACTCAATCCAAGGTTACAAGAAGCTCCAGGCAGTTCTGAGGGCTATAATGTTGCGTCGAACAAAAGGTGAATATATTGTTCCGGTTATTTGATTTGCGTGATAGTTGgtagttgtttatatttgtgCACTTTCCCgtttcaaaaaaaatatttgtgcaCTTTTACTAATCCATTAGGTTTGATGTCTTACACATGAGGCTTTACTTTCTCATGTTGAACTAGGTAACCACTTTCTGCGAGTTTCAGAATTCCATGTTGAGAAAGGGAATATTTTCTGGTTGAGAAATAATGGCAAAAATAGTATGGTCTTAAGCCATGCTTTGTAATTTGTACTTGCTTAAAACACTGTCAGAAACTTGGAAGAACTCATTTCTCACATTTTCTCCTCATAAAAGAAGTGAAAATGTACACTGAAAGCATGAAGCAAAATCTCTTCTTTCATTTTTCAGTTGTTTCAGCTGTGTGCCCAATTacattattgtattttgttgtttatttttgGATGAAATTATTCGCAACTAGTTATAATTTACTACTGTGCATTTCTGTTCAAGTTTATTTTGTGGTGTGGTTGTTGATCTGATAAATATATTCTACTTCTTTACATATTGTTTGGACAAACATGTTATTAAAAATTGTTTGTCACTGTGTATGTAGGTTAttaataggggtgtgatatccacacaccccattttacttctcacacacctttttaattttcggatgtcggatcagatgaattgaagaagatcaacggacaaaaattatcaagggtgtgtgagaagtaaaatggggtgtgtggatagcacatccctattAATAAAGTCTGTTATTGTTCCGATGCTGTGAACTAATGTGGTTGTTTTTTACACCTTGGACTAATTTTGACTTAAACTCATTGGTGCTTATCATAATTGGTTACTTTATGTAGGAACATTGATCGATGGGCAACCTATAATTGAATTACCACCAAAAACAATAAACTTGAGTAAAGTGGAGTTCTCGCCTGAGGAGCGGGCCTTTTATACCAAGCTAGAAGCCGATTCACGCACTAAGTTCAAGGTGCTTTCCCCTTCAATTTATTTATTCTACTTGAGACATCTGATATTTCTTGAGTAATCTGAGATGTAAGTGACAAATGCTGCTAGTGGATTTATTAATGGGAAAATAGATCAGTGCTGTTCTAATGGGCCCCGTACATGCTACTTTGTTGCATTTTTTGAGGTACTTTATATTTATTGCAACCTGGTCCAGGTTGAAATTTCATGCTATAATAAATATACAACCCGCAGTTTGTGGAAACCTGCAGTTTTGAGGAAGATTCGTTTGTGATCTCGTGAAGATTTAATTTGGGTTTATAGATATTCGTGTGCTGATTTGTATTGTGTCTTGCAGGCATATGCCGCTGCTGGCACAGTAAATCAAAATTATGCAAATATTCTTTTGATGCTTTTGCGCCTCCGGCAAGCTTGTGACCACCCTCAGCTTGTTAAAGCGTATGACTCAGACTGTGTTGGGAAAGATTCTGTGCAAATGGCAAGGCGACTCCCAAAGGATATGATATCCCATCTTTTGCATCTTCTGGAAACTTCATTGGCTATTTGTCGTGTATGCAAAGTGAGCTTTCTTGAAACCCTTCCAAACATATTTCCTTTGTAGCTTATAAGGGCCTGTAAATCTTTGTAGACTTGAAAATTCTATTAAGTTAATACGAAAACAACTGTTCTGGAAACTGGTCAGGTACATCATGCACACGTGGAAGGCTGTGATGACTGCCTGTTCCATTGTTAAATGCAGAGTGTGGCAACTCTTTGCACTTCCTGCTTAGGATAGTTCCTTCCTCCAAAACTTTCTTCCGATAGTATATGCTTGTACTTACCATGTTAAAATGGTGTCTGCATTTCGATTAGTTTATAGCAAAGCAACTTgttttcttttgtcattttcttGATTTATTTCTAATACTTGAAAATATATGTTATTGAGATGCAAAGGTTTTATAGATGTGAGTAGCGCAGGACCTAGAGAAGGTCACCGTCTCCTTTTCTGGTTTTCCCAATATACTGTGCATGATTGCAATGAAACCTTTCAATAAATATTCCTTTGCGTTGTGATGCTTCAGATTGAAACTATTTACTTCCTTTCTTAGCTCTTACTAATTATTATATACTTATGCATATTATCTCTCCTGGACTATTAATACTTATCCATATTATCTCTCCTGAATTATAGATGTTTTTCTGCGTGGTGTAACACATTGTTTCAAGTAAAAatgtatttaaaattttgaaagaaaaatatagtCACACTTACTCGTTTTGGGGAGTTAGGGAGGAATCTGGACATGCTTAACTAGGAAATTTTTGTGCTGATGATTCTCTTTGCCAATTGAAAGTGTCAGATTATTAAAAGAATATTGTATAAATGTGGTGGGCCTATTTAATTCTTATAGTATTTGATGCTTTTGGCAGGATCCACCTGAAGACCCTGTTGTTACTATGTGTGGCCATGTATTCTGTTATCAGTGTGTTTCGGAATATTTGACGGGTGATGACAATACATGTCCTGCTGCTGAATGTAAAGAACAAGTTGGTTCTGATGTTGTTTTCTCCAAATCCACTCTCATAAGTTGCTTCTCCAATAATCTTGATGGTACTCGGACGAATTCTGAGTTGGGCGAGAAATCAATAGTGTTACAGAATGAGTATAGTTCATCTAAAGTCAGAGCTATTATTGAGATTTTGCTTTCACATTTGGAACATAACTGTGCTGGAAGCAATGGAGACCCTGCTTTTGGAACCGAAATCACAGATAGTAGATATTCTGGCGTTTCAAGCTCACCAAATAGTGGACCAATAAAAACGATTATTTTTTCCCAGTGGACTGGCATGTTGGATTTAGTTGAAACATCATTGAACGAGTATTGTATTCAGTACAGAAGGCTTGATGGGACAATGAGTCTGGCATCAAGAGACAGGGGTGTCAAAGATTTTAACACTGATCCTGAGGTTTTGGTCCTTGTCTTGATAAATTGGTCAAATAATGCATAATTGCTTCTACGTTAGTTCATTTTTACATGAGTAACCCTTTTACCACCTCAATCTGGTCATTGATTTTAACATCTTTAATGGTTGAAATATTTTGCAGATCACTGTTATGCTCATGTCACTAAAGGCTGGAAACCTTGGTCTAAACATGGTTGCAGCATGTCATGTTATCCTTTTGGACCTGTGGTGGAATCCAACCactgaagatcaagctattgaTCGGGCACATAGAATTGGACAGACCCGACCTGTTACTGTAACACGTCTCACGATTAAGGATACAGTGGAGGACAGGATATTAGCTTTACAGGTATGATCTTATACTTAATATTTCTGCCTTCCAAGTTCAATTTGCAGTGCCgatgtactttttttttcttctttgggtTTTCTTTTCCGTCTAGTTCTGATGTGTAAAGAGAAAAGGTTGCTGTTTTTCTGTTATATTTAGGGAATATGTATCATTTTGGCTAACATGAAATACTCGAACAGAAGTTATGTCAGATCAAAGTCTTGATATTGTGTCATTGACTCCCATGTTTTGcaggaagaaaagagaaaaatggtGGCATCTGCTTTTGGTGAAGATCATGGTGGGGGCTCCGCTACACGTCTGACTGTTGAGGATCTGAGATACCTATTTATGGTCTAAGAACACAACCAAGCGATTCACAATCGTGTTTCTGGCATTAGTATCTTTGCTGATTCAAAGAAAAAGCTGGTCTAGAAACAAATATTTAGAACTATGAACCAGGATCCTGTTAAATTAAGGATGCATGAAATTAGTAGTAGCAGCAGTAGTAGTAGGGCACTGCCCGATATTGTAGGCTCGCATGGGACTAATGGGTGGATTTGCATCCGAACCTGCATCTGTTTTTTTTGGGGGCTTTTTCCCGGGCCGAAGAAGGCATTTTTGTTCCCAACAAGTGGCGAGTAGCGAGTGAGCATAGGGCTAGGGCTAGGGGACTTGCTGTaaatattttctaatttattttattgtacaAAAGAGTGTACTAGTAGTATAGCTTcctttgttttagttttgtTAACAACATGGATGATAAATGTTGTTTTATGAAATATTATTTGCAATTATATCTTGGTAAAATCATTTAATTTTGCTGTCAGGTTGGTTTGTGTCAAGTAAATTATTGTTTTTGCTTGTTGATACTTGACAAAGCTAGGGCCGACCCACCAATATAAGGTCATCATCTTCCGCTACTCCTATTTTTATCTCTAGCCTCGGGTCAGTGAAATAGTTACTAGCTAAGCCTATGCTAGGGTTTTACTTCTCCTCTTCTCTTGGATCCTCCTTAATATATTGGGTTTCCTCATCTTTACTTGTATTGTTCATACACATTACACGTTATATACACACACGTCAATTCAAGTTTGCCCCTtccttcttttatttctttcgaCTCTCTTCACTTTTTGGAATGTTTGACTTTTTTGTATCATCGGTCATCTCAATTTCCTTTTGTTAAAACTATATTTTAACTAAAAGCTTTCACTAAAACGTGTGTTTTGTCTGTTATTTTACACTCTAATTTAAATCACTTTCGCTTTAAAaacaaggggtgtgatatccacacaccccattttacttctcacacacctttttaattttcggccgttagatcggatgaattaaagaagatcaacggacagaaattatcaaggggtgtgtgagaagtaaaacgaggtatgtggatagcacacccctaaaaaCAATGGACGTAATAAAAAAGAGAATTCAAATAGAGAAATTTGAGTGTTAAGTGAAAGCACTCTCTTAACCAATTACTTGCTTTGCTCTACTATTACTTGTCTTGGGTAGGTACATGCGTAGTTATTCATAAGTCACGATATATATTTCCACCCTTCTATGTCTTCCTGCCAATTGAAAGGTGAAAAGTGAAAAGGAATGGTCCACATACAAATAAATATGATGAGCACATATTACATTATTTTACACTCACTCACTCCACGAGAACAAAAAGCACACGAACATGTTTTAAAAAGTTTCATCTAAGAACCTCTTAGAACAAGTTTAACTAAAAAGACCATCTACTAAAGCTCACCTCGTTGTAATCTATACTACATATACCTTTCTTCAAATACTATATAGTTCATGAACTTGAATTCAAGCATAcattcaaaagaaaagaaaaaacagagaaAAAGGAGCTAGGGACGACATATTATAATTAATAAGCTGTTTAGCAGACATTGGGTCCAAAACCCACAAAACCATTGGCTCCATCAAATGAGATTTGGATGCCCTCTTGCTGGATGTTGCCTATTATGGAAAGTCCGGAGGCCGAAGGAGCAAATGCAAAGCAAAAGGTCCCCTTCTCGTCCACCGGAATCAGAAAATTGCTCGCCGGAAGCGTCAGGATGGGCCCACCCGAAAAATAAAACGACACGGTCGGCACCCGAACCGACACGAAGCCGTTCAGGTCATAGCATGTGTCAAAGATGGACACTCCCGACGACAGCCGAGGGAGGCTGGCCGTCTGCTGAAGAAAGGTATCGCGGAAGGCCTCGTAAGCCAACGTCGGGAACCTTGTCACGGCGGTGCCCGTGTCCATCACAACCCCTCCGTAACCCATCTCGGTTTGCCGGAATACGTCTCCGGATATGGGCACCCGCATCCCTCCAACTCCAAGGCCCGCCAGCCCCACAAAATACAAACTCGGGGCCCGCGGGTTCCGGATCAGCGGGACCCATGCAGCACCCACGGGCATCGCCCCACGACCGAACTCCAGggaccctcctcctcctccgccggCTGCGTTGGTacttgtagtactagagcggcCGCCACGGCTGACCAAACAATAAGTGAAGGCACCTCCGGTCAGGCCGGCGAGCTGACCAACAAATGACATGGCCCCACCTCCAAGGCCCAAGAGACCAGCGGCTCCCACAAACATGCCGCGATTCATGTGCCCGCAGCCGATGGCTACGTTTCGGAGGAGGGCGCGTCCCAAGGTAAGAGTTTCGAGGGCAAGCGTGCCCTGGGTGTAGGATCCGTCGCCGTAGGAGGCCTCGTAGAGGCATCGACCGGAGTGGCAACCGGGGTTCTGGAGGCGGCCGCAGAGGGAGGAGGCACAGGAGACGCTGGAATACGAAGCAGAGCGGGCGGGGTCAAAGATGGGGTCGGACTGGTGGTAACAATGGGTGCAAGGCTGGCACTGAACCCACACGATGTCACTGCCGGAGTCAATCACCATGTATTGGCTTCGTGGTGGGCTCCCCACTCCGATCCTCACGAAGTATTCTCCACTCCCTTGCTCCATACCCGACACCACCCCCGACCCAAAATCCAACGACTCTAACTCTGAGTCTGAGTAGTTGAGGAGGCGCCGCGTGAGGCTAGCAAACCTTTTGGCATCCCTTTTCATGCGTGCGCGGAAAAGGTGGCTATGAGAAGTATGGCTGCCTTCATTCCCATTCCTGTTTGCATATTGCGACGACATCTTATCCCTGTGGaccaccttcaccttccatttTCCTACTCCGGATCCGCCATTAGTGCTTCTTTCATATTCTTCATGATCtatatcatcttcatcatcatcatcatttaatttgctGCCGGTGGTGGTGCTGCTGGTGACGTTGTATGCAGCCCTAGGTGCCCTGTCATTACTTTGAATCGCCGTGATTGTTTCCTTCACGTTCAGCTCTTGAAACTCAGGGTACGTAAGGGAAGTAGTTGTAGtattggtgatggtggtggccaCGGCGCAGCTGCTAATTATTAGGAGGAGAAGAGCAGACACCGTTAGCAGTAGTAATGGTGCTTCTGCTTCCTTCACGCGTACGGCTACCATGGCTtgtctttatttaattgcttgaGAAGAGTCAAATTAACTAAGCCTGCTCTTAACTCCTACGTACTACTCATTTTAATAAGCTATTCCTTGCTTGAAAGTTGGGTTTGAAATAGTAGGGAGAAGGGATGTGGGATTATTTGGTTTGGGTTTTGTATATATaatggcatatatatatatatatatatatatatatatatataggtgacGCTAGAAAGTCTATTTCCTTG
Proteins encoded in this window:
- the LOC126594749 gene encoding protein ASPARTIC PROTEASE IN GUARD CELL 2-like, producing MVAVRVKEAEAPLLLLTVSALLLLIISSCAVATTITNTTTTSLTYPEFQELNVKETITAIQSNDRAPRAAYNVTSSTTTGSKLNDDDDEDDIDHEEYERSTNGGSGVGKWKVKVVHRDKMSSQYANRNGNEGSHTSHSHLFRARMKRDAKRFASLTRRLLNYSDSELESLDFGSGVVSGMEQGSGEYFVRIGVGSPPRSQYMVIDSGSDIVWVQCQPCTHCYHQSDPIFDPARSASYSSVSCASSLCGRLQNPGCHSGRCLYEASYGDGSYTQGTLALETLTLGRALLRNVAIGCGHMNRGMFVGAAGLLGLGGGAMSFVGQLAGLTGGAFTYCLVSRGGRSSTTSTNAAGGGGGGSLEFGRGAMPVGAAWVPLIRNPRAPSLYFVGLAGLGVGGMRVPISGDVFRQTEMGYGGVVMDTGTAVTRFPTLAYEAFRDTFLQQTASLPRLSSGVSIFDTCYDLNGFVSVRVPTVSFYFSGGPILTLPASNFLIPVDEKGTFCFAFAPSASGLSIIGNIQQEGIQISFDGANGFVGFGPNVC
- the LOC126597219 gene encoding high mobility group B protein 7-like isoform X2, whose product is MGGGSMKSNPTKARRRVEATETGENSLSTVPPSLVRGKDGSAFARCEECNKDVPVALISMHSCSLDAKIKLNLKAQVVEKPPEVKRKLPADRKRSTTTTSQPKTSKRAKKDKDPNAPKRPLTAFFLFMDDFRKSYKEANPDSKGVKMVAKEGGEKWKSMTDEEKKPYVDKAAELKEEYKIALETDIAEARDGETPEGVLEKEASEK
- the LOC126597213 gene encoding helicase-like transcription factor CHR28 translates to MFGHADHLYDFFDSTWRYCSFLSGWIGSLISKNCTDVIGLPARNSLSKLVEEGETQFSTFMAQREFIDISSSDSDLEIEEREYGNSRVLPSSLSGPGSNPRSGDYSGQFRKVPSPRRAYASNGNSPNVNQHTQVKQNFNPSSSDDIRTSNRHAARAHNDNVERPQSNHSQSSNISLKDYEAQKRTLPQSMQLSGPSTYASNGKGLMRDYSSRGYDTEFNRSESSGSRGQPPSFMHGKSFSASQFASSSDPAYHSGTGDERVPGSDERLIYQAALEDLNQPKVEATLPDGLLSVPLLRHQKIALAWMLQKETRSLHCLGGILADDQGLGKTISMIALIQMQKYLDSKSKSRDLGNQKTEALNLDDDEDNPNGGLDKLNKTEAPDHLRSTPEVSTSSRSIRKQRPAAGTLVVCPASVLRQWARELDEKVAEEAKLRVLIYHGGSRTKVPEELASYDVVLTTYAIVTNEVPKQPLVDDDEPDEKIEETYGIHSDFSSNKKRKKASIINKKGKRGKKGIDSSSIDCGSGALAKVGWFRVILDEAQTIKNHRTQVARACCSLRAKRRWCLSGTPIQNTIDDLYSYFRFLRYDPYAVYKSFYSTIKVPISRNSIQGYKKLQAVLRAIMLRRTKGTLIDGQPIIELPPKTINLSKVEFSPEERAFYTKLEADSRTKFKAYAAAGTVNQNYANILLMLLRLRQACDHPQLVKAYDSDCVGKDSVQMARRLPKDMISHLLHLLETSLAICRVCKDPPEDPVVTMCGHVFCYQCVSEYLTGDDNTCPAAECKEQVGSDVVFSKSTLISCFSNNLDGTRTNSELGEKSIVLQNEYSSSKVRAIIEILLSHLEHNCAGSNGDPAFGTEITDSRYSGVSSSPNSGPIKTIIFSQWTGMLDLVETSLNEYCIQYRRLDGTMSLASRDRGVKDFNTDPEITVMLMSLKAGNLGLNMVAACHVILLDLWWNPTTEDQAIDRAHRIGQTRPVTVTRLTIKDTVEDRILALQEEKRKMVASAFGEDHGGGSATRLTVEDLRYLFMV